A single genomic interval of Spinacia oleracea cultivar Varoflay chromosome 6, BTI_SOV_V1, whole genome shotgun sequence harbors:
- the LOC130462421 gene encoding uncharacterized protein, whose amino-acid sequence MEALLSQEHEEGQKNADPYYEVIKKAEHNGRVRLFGKVVTKSDLKNRGKASGYTIPEEFLQSIQAMLIKQFQEANPGMNLVVPGSSTRSIPRESTSDRSHVNEERSGEQSSVGTQLENQVVEEQMN is encoded by the exons ATGGAGGCGTTGCTGTCTCAAGAACATGAAGAAGGACAGAAAAATGCAGATCCCTACTACGAAGTGATAAAAAAGGCCGAGCACAATGGACGTGTACGTCTTTTTGGGAAAGTTGTGACCAAGAGTGATTTGAAGAATAGAGGCAAAGCTTCGGGATATACAATTCCTGAAGAGTTCCTACAAAGCATCCAAGCAATGTTAATTAAACAATTTCAAGAAGCTAATCCTGGAATGAATCTCGTGGTTCCTGGATCCTCTACTAGATCTATTCCAAGGGAGTCAACTAGTGATAGGTCACACGTTAACGAAGAGAGAAGTGGGGAACAGTCTTCTGTTGGGACACAGCTAGAAAATCAG GTTGTTGAAGAACAAATGAATTAG